In Fusarium oxysporum Fo47 chromosome IX, complete sequence, the following proteins share a genomic window:
- a CDS encoding G protein-coupled glucose receptor regulating Gpa2-domain-containing protein, with translation MVNIPANLSISIPTLTGSLLSCVASFFALCLHVIVPPPRRHFRHALIVNLLVADFINSLNNTVSGILAIKDGYADPKASPSTGCVANAWVGQFSVQAIDFNILIISVSVLLAVQRQQILDDSSRLMTAIVCLVPWIPGTITSFVGLGLHVYGPVSGNWCWIQTQHLGLRYGLTHAWRIAIFLATVAIYTYIYIKLRRLFSFVKYGLSSSTTKGYTTNAQSRIDRENAEQSDTQRIWVTTTVEASYELESRGIAKGDQSEGEDMSPGGKVQWSASAMPEPEPPTTEDHGTNNTQNVSTGNGPNHRVPKTPNLRRMLLLNGYPIAYIILWLPGMANRLAESVGTSPKWLTGLQASTQFIGLVNALTYGLTEQMQRAVQMWMKRRSFRTLDP, from the exons ATGGTCAATATTCCGGCCAACCTTTCGATTTCAATTCCTACATTAACCGGATCGTTGCTATCCTGTGTTGCGAGCTTTTTCGCGCTCTGTCTTCATGTTATTGTTCCTCCGCCGCGACGACATTTTCGCCATGCGTTGATTGTGAACCTCCTCGTTGCAG ACTTCATCAATAGTCTCAACAATACAGTATCTGGTATCCTCGCCATTAAGGATGGCTACGCAGATCCGAAAGCGTCCCCGAGCACTGGTTGCGTCGCCAATGCTTGGGTTGGTCAGTTCTCGGTACAAGCGATCGACTTCAACATTCTTATCATCTCTGTATCGGTACTACTAGCGGTTCAGCGACAACAGATTCTTGACGACTCGTCGAGGCTGATGACTGCAATTGTCTGCCTTGTACCTTGGATCCCCGGCACAATCACCA GTTTTGTCGGGCTCGGTCTCCATGTCTACGGCCCGGTGAGCGGTAACTGGTGCTGGATCCAGACCCAACATCTGGGTCTCCGCTACGGCCTCACTCACGCTTGGCGCATCGCCATTTTCCTTGCAACAGTGGCTATTTACACTTACATATACATCAAACTCCGACGACTCTTCAGTTTCGTCAAATACGGCCTCTCTTCCTCTACTACAAAAGGATATACCACGAACGCGCAGTCGAGAATCGATCGAGAAAACGCCGAGCAGTCGGATACACAACGGATATGGGTCACTACCACGGTAGAGGCTTCGTATGAACTTGAGTCGAGGGGCATAGCAAAGGGAGACCAGAGCGAAGGAGAGGATATGTCGCCTGGTGGAAAGGTCCAATGGTCAGCATCTGCCATGCCTGAACCAGAGCCGCCTACAACTGAAGACCATGGAACGAACAACACACAAAATGTCTCCACGGGCAACGGACCAAACCACCGTGTACCGAAAACACCcaacttgagaaggatgctcCTTTTGAACGGATATCCGATCGCATACATAATCTTATGGCTGCCAGGCATGGCGAATCGCCTGGCTGAGTCAGTTGGTACATCACCAAAGTGGCTCACTGGCCTCCAAGCTTCGACACAATTCATAGGGCTCGTCAACGCCTTGACGTACGGCTTGACAGAACAGATGCAGCGTGCAGTCCAGATGTGGATGAAGAGGCGCAGCTTCAGGACGCTTGATCCATAG